The following are from one region of the Microbacterium paraoxydans genome:
- a CDS encoding cupin domain-containing protein has product MTDDVRNVHEALSTIHEHWQPHRLTSVNDYDVKVVKLQGEFVWHTHLETDELFFVVSGRLTIQLRDRDVVLNPNDVFVVPRGVEHCPKAEEEVHAILFEPKGTVNTGDAGGDMTADLQELG; this is encoded by the coding sequence ATGACGGACGACGTTCGCAATGTGCACGAGGCCCTGTCCACCATCCACGAGCACTGGCAGCCGCACCGGCTGACGAGCGTCAACGACTACGACGTCAAGGTCGTGAAGCTGCAGGGCGAGTTCGTCTGGCACACGCATCTCGAGACCGACGAACTGTTCTTCGTGGTGAGCGGACGCCTGACGATCCAGCTCCGCGACCGCGACGTCGTCCTGAACCCGAACGACGTGTTCGTGGTGCCCCGGGGCGTCGAGCACTGCCCGAAAGCCGAGGAAGAAGTGCACGCGATCCTCTTCGAGCCGAAGGGCACGGTCAACACCGGAGACGCAGGCGGCGACATGACGGCAGATCTCCAGGAGCTCGGCTAA
- a CDS encoding CapA family protein: MATPPPFPTSRAPWGDAAKGLLIVLVVFWHVVLKTYLQVDWRLGIPLPGAWGLASDLIWPFLMPLFLFLSGYFASAALARPWAVVFRPRVVRFLYLYLLWSLIHAAAMWAFPDFPTFVPRSVSAFVEGVTISPPNTWYLYALALYFVVAKGLHRLPRGVLLVGSGMLSVAVAAGLVDVVSNRGSLLYNLFFFLGGAYLAPRIRRFTAKPRPALAGALTLGYLAAYAVMRVTGTETVPGVWPAVSVLGVAMGIAVAPILAGLPLVGRGLQALGVRTLPIYLLHMPLLALADAALVGVLSDAGQAAQLLAAVLLPIVLTAGLVAACIGLDRLTARDGLTWLWDLPRRRTAAGGAPRRVPWRTPVAVLTLVGVGLAVSAAAAIPARPAAIADRAGTLAGEVSIGAVGDILLYDASRGIPADRGRSTFDEVRPWFTEDIVTGNLEQVIAADTGVDKCAGSDHCLAFRSEPDAAAALRGFDVLNQANNHSHDFGREGVDETRAVLRAEGMDAVGDRNEVVVTRVGETTVALVGFAPYGGFNRVTDLRHVGQVVRAAAEQADLVVVHAHMGAEGPEADAVTGGTELSFGENRGDPQAFAHAAVDAGADLVVGHGPHVVRGAEFYRGRLIAYSLGNFAGGGIFGAEEETRFGAYLSVRLGADGTFLGGQIRSVRLDAEVGAPAPDPTGRAGALMDERGRRDFPGSAVVVDADGSIVLP; this comes from the coding sequence ATGGCGACACCACCCCCCTTCCCGACATCCAGAGCGCCCTGGGGCGATGCCGCGAAGGGGCTGCTGATCGTCCTCGTGGTGTTCTGGCACGTCGTGCTGAAGACCTACCTGCAGGTCGACTGGCGGCTCGGCATCCCCCTTCCCGGGGCCTGGGGCCTCGCGAGCGACCTCATCTGGCCGTTCCTCATGCCGCTGTTCCTGTTCCTGTCGGGGTACTTCGCCTCGGCAGCCTTGGCCCGGCCCTGGGCCGTCGTGTTCCGTCCCCGCGTGGTCCGCTTCCTGTATCTGTATCTGCTGTGGAGCCTCATCCACGCCGCCGCGATGTGGGCATTCCCGGACTTCCCGACGTTCGTGCCGAGGAGCGTCTCCGCGTTCGTGGAGGGGGTGACGATCAGCCCGCCGAACACCTGGTACCTCTACGCGCTCGCGCTGTACTTCGTCGTCGCGAAGGGCCTGCACCGACTGCCGCGCGGCGTTCTGTTGGTGGGCTCCGGCATGCTCTCGGTGGCGGTGGCCGCCGGACTGGTCGACGTGGTGAGCAACCGCGGATCGCTCCTCTACAACCTCTTCTTCTTCCTCGGAGGTGCGTATCTCGCGCCGCGCATCCGCCGCTTCACCGCGAAACCACGACCGGCACTCGCCGGGGCGCTGACCCTCGGGTATCTCGCTGCCTACGCCGTCATGCGCGTGACGGGCACGGAGACCGTTCCGGGGGTGTGGCCGGCGGTGTCCGTCCTCGGGGTGGCGATGGGAATCGCGGTCGCTCCGATCCTCGCGGGCCTCCCTCTGGTCGGGCGGGGCCTGCAGGCGCTCGGCGTCCGGACCCTGCCGATCTACCTCCTGCACATGCCGCTGCTCGCGCTCGCCGACGCCGCGCTCGTGGGGGTGCTGTCCGACGCGGGGCAGGCCGCGCAGCTGCTCGCGGCCGTCCTGCTCCCGATCGTGCTCACGGCGGGTCTGGTCGCCGCGTGCATCGGCCTCGATCGCCTCACCGCTCGCGACGGACTCACCTGGCTGTGGGATCTGCCTCGTCGGCGGACCGCGGCCGGCGGTGCTCCTCGCAGAGTCCCCTGGCGGACACCGGTCGCGGTGCTGACCCTGGTGGGGGTCGGCCTCGCCGTCAGCGCGGCGGCGGCGATCCCCGCCCGCCCCGCCGCGATCGCCGACCGCGCCGGCACCCTCGCGGGAGAGGTCAGCATCGGCGCCGTGGGCGACATCCTGCTGTACGACGCGTCTCGCGGGATCCCGGCGGATCGCGGACGATCGACCTTCGACGAGGTGCGCCCCTGGTTCACCGAGGACATCGTCACCGGCAACCTGGAGCAGGTGATCGCGGCGGACACCGGCGTCGACAAGTGCGCCGGGAGCGACCACTGCCTCGCGTTCCGCAGCGAGCCGGATGCCGCTGCGGCGCTGCGCGGCTTCGACGTGCTCAATCAGGCGAACAACCACAGTCACGACTTCGGCCGGGAGGGCGTCGACGAGACGAGGGCCGTTCTGCGCGCGGAGGGCATGGACGCCGTCGGGGACCGGAACGAGGTCGTCGTGACGAGGGTGGGGGAGACCACCGTGGCCCTGGTCGGCTTCGCGCCGTATGGGGGATTCAACCGGGTCACCGACCTCCGTCACGTCGGTCAGGTCGTGCGTGCGGCGGCGGAACAGGCCGATCTCGTCGTCGTCCACGCGCACATGGGCGCCGAGGGACCGGAGGCCGACGCGGTCACCGGGGGGACCGAGCTCAGCTTCGGGGAGAACCGGGGCGATCCGCAGGCGTTCGCGCACGCGGCCGTCGACGCCGGCGCCGATCTGGTGGTCGGGCACGGCCCGCACGTCGTCCGGGGTGCGGAGTTCTACCGCGGCCGCCTCATCGCGTACAGCCTGGGCAACTTCGCGGGAGGGGGCATCTTCGGGGCGGAGGAGGAGACCCGTTTCGGCGCCTACCTGTCGGTCCGTCTCGGTGCGGACGGCACCTTCCTCGGCGGACAGATCCGGTCCGTCCGTCTTGACGCAGAAGTCGGTGCCCCGGCGCCCGATCCGACCGGTCGCGCCGGCGCCCTGATGGACGAGCGCGGGCGGCGGGACTTCCCGGGCAGTGCCGTCGTCGTCGACGCCGACGGGTCGATCGTCCTGCCGTGA
- the rplI gene encoding 50S ribosomal protein L9 has translation MAKLILTNEVAGLGSAGDVVEVKNGYARNYLIPQGFATAWTRGGEKQVASIQAARQARAIHDRDEAVALKNTLEGTKVRLAVKAGKEGRLFGSVKTADVAEAVTAAGLGSIDKRKVHITSPIKATGEYEATVRLHEDVTAVITLQVVAAK, from the coding sequence ATGGCAAAGCTGATTCTCACGAACGAGGTCGCCGGGCTGGGTAGCGCCGGTGACGTGGTCGAGGTCAAGAACGGGTACGCCCGCAACTACCTCATCCCCCAGGGCTTCGCTACGGCGTGGACCCGTGGTGGCGAAAAGCAGGTCGCTTCGATCCAGGCCGCGCGTCAGGCACGCGCGATCCACGACCGCGACGAGGCTGTGGCCCTGAAGAACACCCTCGAGGGCACCAAGGTGCGTCTCGCGGTGAAGGCCGGCAAGGAAGGCCGTCTGTTCGGCTCGGTGAAGACCGCCGACGTCGCAGAGGCCGTCACGGCTGCGGGCCTCGGCTCGATCGACAAGCGCAAGGTGCACATCACCTCGCCCATCAAGGCGACCGGTGAGTACGAGGCGACCGTGCGTCTGCACGAGGACGTCACTGCCGTCATCACGCTGCAGGTCGTCGCCGCCAAGTAA
- the rpsR gene encoding 30S ribosomal protein S18: MAGKSSGDRRKPRKGAKNAAPAKSIRVGVIDYKDVATLRKFVSERGKIRARRITGVSVQEQRLIATAIKNAREMALLPYAGAGR, encoded by the coding sequence ATGGCTGGAAAGTCGAGCGGCGACCGCCGCAAGCCGCGGAAGGGCGCGAAGAACGCCGCTCCCGCGAAGTCCATCCGGGTCGGCGTCATCGATTACAAGGATGTCGCCACCCTCCGCAAGTTCGTCTCGGAGCGCGGCAAGATCCGCGCCCGTCGCATCACCGGTGTGTCGGTGCAGGAGCAGCGTCTGATCGCCACCGCGATCAAGAACGCGCGCGAGATGGCGCTCCTGCCCTACGCTGGCGCCGGCCGGTAA
- a CDS encoding single-stranded DNA-binding protein, with translation MAGETVITVVGNLTADPELRYTQNGLPVANFTIASTPRNFDRAANEWKDGEALFLRASVWREFAEHVAGSLTKGMRVIAQGRLRQRSYQDREGNQRTAIELEVDEIGPSLRYATAQVTRAASGGGGGGQSRPAQQQQVSEEPWSTPGSSTSADAWSTPGSFGDDTPF, from the coding sequence ATGGCCGGCGAAACCGTCATCACCGTGGTGGGCAACCTCACCGCCGACCCCGAGCTGCGCTACACGCAGAACGGGCTGCCGGTGGCGAACTTCACCATCGCATCGACGCCTCGCAACTTCGACCGTGCCGCGAACGAGTGGAAGGACGGCGAAGCGCTGTTCCTCCGCGCCTCGGTGTGGCGTGAGTTCGCCGAGCACGTGGCGGGCTCGCTCACCAAGGGCATGCGCGTGATCGCGCAGGGTCGTCTGCGCCAGCGTTCCTACCAGGACCGCGAGGGCAACCAGCGCACCGCGATCGAGCTGGAGGTCGACGAGATCGGCCCCTCGCTCCGGTACGCGACCGCGCAGGTCACCCGTGCGGCCTCGGGCGGTGGCGGCGGGGGACAGTCCCGTCCCGCGCAGCAGCAGCAGGTGTCGGAGGAGCCGTGGTCCACTCCCGGCTCGTCGACCAGCGCCGACGCCTGGAGCACTCCGGGCAGCTTCGGCGACGACACCCCCTTCTGA
- the rpsF gene encoding 30S ribosomal protein S6 codes for MTHQYELMVILTPEIDERQVAPTLDKFLKVITNDGGSIENVDIWGKRRLAYEIQKKTEGIYAVVNFTATSAATQELDRQLKLNEQIMRTKVLRAEEAQAMIASEAKRSEEKAARKAAKAAKA; via the coding sequence GTGACGCACCAGTACGAACTCATGGTCATTCTGACCCCCGAGATCGACGAGCGCCAGGTCGCCCCGACGCTCGACAAGTTCCTGAAGGTCATCACCAACGATGGTGGCTCTATCGAGAACGTCGACATCTGGGGCAAGCGCCGTCTCGCCTACGAGATCCAGAAGAAGACCGAGGGCATCTACGCCGTCGTCAACTTCACCGCGACCAGCGCCGCCACGCAGGAGCTCGACCGTCAGCTCAAGCTGAACGAGCAGATCATGCGCACCAAGGTGCTCCGCGCCGAAGAGGCTCAGGCGATGATCGCTTCCGAGGCCAAGCGCTCCGAAGAGAAGGCTGCCCGCAAGGCCGCCAAGGCTGCGAAGGCCTAA
- a CDS encoding DUF2283 domain-containing protein — MHLRYDPEADAAYLPVGRELHAGESVAQVPEIRNPHGAGEIILDFDADGHLLGVEILQASKLLRAEDLDRARRTTV, encoded by the coding sequence ATGCACCTCAGATATGACCCAGAAGCGGACGCCGCCTACCTCCCGGTCGGGCGCGAGCTCCACGCGGGTGAATCCGTCGCGCAGGTACCGGAGATACGCAACCCGCACGGAGCAGGGGAGATCATCCTCGATTTCGACGCCGACGGGCATCTTCTCGGCGTCGAGATCCTCCAGGCGTCGAAGCTCCTCCGGGCCGAAGACCTCGATCGGGCCCGACGCACCACGGTGTAG
- a CDS encoding ABC transporter ATP-binding protein yields the protein MSEVSVLDARDVAVRYPGTPPVIAVNGVSLSVAAGETVALVGESGSGKSSLARAVVGIEKAAAGTVSFRGAPVAPLGIRRRDTALTGIQMVFQDPATSLNPRRRIGDQISDGIATARARGAAGSTVEEWLERVGLPAEVRTRFPHQFSGGQKQRIAIARALAARPSLLVADEPISALDASTQTSVAGLMRDLVAESGAGMLFISHDLAVVRRIADRTFVMFGGRVLESGPTDELWAAPRHPYTQALLAAIPEPDGTGRIPDAPSADDRAVWAEVPPFAY from the coding sequence ATGAGTGAGGTCAGCGTCCTCGACGCGCGTGACGTGGCGGTGCGGTACCCGGGCACCCCGCCCGTGATCGCGGTGAACGGCGTCTCGCTGAGTGTCGCGGCGGGAGAGACGGTCGCCCTCGTGGGCGAGTCCGGCAGCGGCAAGTCGAGCCTGGCCCGCGCCGTCGTCGGCATCGAGAAGGCCGCCGCCGGGACGGTGTCGTTCCGCGGCGCCCCCGTCGCGCCGCTGGGGATCCGTCGTCGTGACACGGCGCTCACGGGCATCCAGATGGTCTTCCAGGACCCGGCGACCTCGCTGAACCCGCGCCGGCGGATCGGCGACCAGATCTCCGACGGCATCGCGACCGCCCGTGCGCGCGGTGCCGCCGGTTCCACAGTGGAGGAGTGGCTGGAGCGGGTCGGACTGCCCGCCGAGGTGCGCACCCGCTTCCCGCATCAGTTCTCCGGCGGCCAGAAGCAGCGCATCGCGATCGCCCGAGCGCTCGCGGCGCGGCCGTCGCTGCTCGTCGCCGACGAGCCCATCTCCGCCCTCGACGCCTCCACCCAGACGAGTGTCGCGGGACTCATGCGCGATCTCGTGGCCGAGTCCGGTGCGGGGATGCTCTTCATCTCCCACGACCTCGCCGTCGTGCGCCGCATCGCCGACCGCACGTTCGTCATGTTCGGCGGGAGGGTGCTCGAATCGGGGCCGACCGACGAGCTCTGGGCGGCGCCGCGGCACCCCTACACGCAGGCGCTGCTCGCTGCGATCCCGGAGCCGGACGGCACAGGCCGCATCCCTGATGCCCCCTCCGCCGACGACCGCGCGGTCTGGGCCGAGGTGCCTCCCTTCGCCTACTAG
- a CDS encoding ABC transporter ATP-binding protein, giving the protein MTAQSTATLSIRDLTIDIGRPLVKGVSLELEPGRIHGLAGESGSGKTLTSLAVLGLLPRQAKTGGSILLAGEELVGRNRRGLNRVRGKRIAMVFQDPSASLHPQLPVGRQLTDHMRVHLGLKGAAARERAVELLQTVQVPNPVEALKRYPHQFSGGQRQRIAIACALACDPEVLLADEPTTALDVTVQAGILKLLRDLAIERNLAVLLVTHDLGVMSAIADTVAVMKDGRIVELADRETLFRAPQHEYTRMLLAALPGSRIDESPEEAADE; this is encoded by the coding sequence ATGACCGCGCAGAGCACGGCGACGCTGAGCATCCGCGACCTCACGATCGACATCGGCCGTCCGCTCGTGAAGGGCGTGTCCCTGGAGCTCGAACCAGGGCGCATCCACGGCCTCGCTGGGGAGTCCGGCTCCGGCAAGACGCTCACCTCCCTGGCGGTGCTCGGCCTCCTGCCGCGACAGGCGAAGACCGGCGGCTCGATCCTGCTCGCGGGGGAGGAGCTCGTCGGTCGTAACCGACGCGGTCTCAACCGCGTCCGCGGGAAGCGCATCGCGATGGTCTTCCAGGACCCGTCGGCCTCGCTGCACCCGCAACTGCCGGTCGGTCGGCAGCTCACCGATCACATGCGCGTGCACCTCGGCCTCAAGGGCGCCGCTGCGCGCGAACGGGCGGTAGAGCTGCTCCAGACCGTGCAGGTGCCGAACCCGGTCGAGGCGCTGAAGCGGTATCCGCACCAGTTCTCCGGCGGACAGCGGCAGCGCATCGCGATCGCCTGCGCCCTCGCGTGCGACCCGGAGGTGCTGCTCGCGGACGAGCCGACGACCGCCCTCGACGTGACGGTGCAGGCCGGCATCCTGAAGCTCCTGCGCGACCTCGCGATCGAGCGGAATCTCGCCGTCCTGCTCGTGACCCACGACCTGGGTGTGATGAGTGCGATCGCGGACACGGTCGCCGTCATGAAGGACGGCCGCATCGTCGAGCTCGCCGATCGGGAGACGCTCTTCCGCGCCCCGCAGCACGAGTACACCCGCATGCTGCTCGCGGCCCTCCCAGGGTCGCGCATCGACGAGAGCCCCGAGGAGGCCGCGGATGAGTGA
- a CDS encoding ABC transporter permease encodes MSRIAAATPAGRFRFRWPRAWRTPLGIIGTVIAGAWIIVAFTAQWWVPYPPNAQVLPRLQPPGIDTILGTDGNGRDIFSRLMTGATVSLPLALMLVIAALIIGTLVGAVAGYFGRAVDETLMRITDLFMAFPTVILAMVVAASLGPSLFNAVIAAIVVSWPQYARVTRSIVLGLRGQNYVIAGRLLGHSPLRTLFVDILPNIAGPVLVLATLDIGAAILLLSGLSFLGLGAQPPTAEWGSMISGAMQNFDAWWLGVFPGLAILTVVLAFNFLGDAMRDVLDPTAEITHEKQAEHTASATGVPA; translated from the coding sequence ATGAGCCGCATCGCCGCAGCGACCCCCGCCGGACGCTTCCGCTTCCGCTGGCCGCGCGCCTGGCGCACCCCGCTCGGCATCATCGGCACCGTCATCGCCGGTGCGTGGATCATCGTCGCCTTCACCGCGCAGTGGTGGGTGCCCTACCCGCCGAACGCGCAGGTGCTGCCCCGTCTGCAGCCGCCGGGAATCGACACGATCCTCGGCACCGACGGCAACGGCCGCGACATCTTCTCCCGGTTGATGACCGGCGCGACGGTGAGTCTGCCGCTCGCGCTCATGCTCGTGATCGCCGCCCTCATCATCGGCACCCTCGTCGGCGCGGTCGCCGGGTACTTCGGGCGCGCCGTCGACGAGACGCTCATGCGCATCACCGACCTCTTCATGGCGTTCCCGACCGTGATCCTCGCCATGGTGGTCGCGGCCTCGCTCGGCCCCTCGCTGTTCAACGCCGTCATCGCCGCGATCGTGGTCTCGTGGCCGCAGTACGCCCGCGTCACCCGCAGCATCGTGCTCGGTCTCCGCGGGCAGAACTATGTGATCGCGGGCCGCCTGCTCGGCCACTCGCCGCTGCGCACGCTCTTCGTCGACATCCTGCCGAACATCGCCGGCCCGGTCCTCGTGCTCGCGACACTCGACATCGGCGCGGCGATCCTGCTCCTCTCGGGACTCTCCTTCCTCGGTCTCGGCGCGCAGCCGCCGACGGCGGAGTGGGGGTCGATGATCTCCGGGGCGATGCAGAACTTCGACGCCTGGTGGCTCGGAGTCTTCCCCGGCCTCGCGATCCTCACCGTGGTGCTCGCGTTCAACTTCCTGGGCGACGCGATGCGCGACGTGCTCGACCCGACCGCCGAGATCACACACGAGAAGCAGGCGGAGCACACCGCCTCCGCGACGGGGGTGCCCGCATGA
- a CDS encoding ABC transporter permease, which translates to MTTVAVQRQAQRRRSPLVGYLLRRAGTSLLLLVGVTIVTFALTNLVPGDPVSAALGEGASQNPATREAFIKANGLDQPLFVQYFIYMGNLLRGDLGTSLVTGRPVTSDLATAVPATIEIAIGAIIVSLAVSIVLGTLAAYRRGLVTDQVIRVVTLVGLSVPTFWLALVSFYVFFLELRIAPGSGRISPSITPPPRVTGLYTVDYLLNGDAVGFFDALAHLALPVMVLSLVTIGLLTRFIRTSVLEVLGSDYVRAARAKGLPAMRVILDYVLRGASLPILTVVGVAFGALLSGTVLVESVFAWPGLGTYAYNSAANLDLPGIMGVGLVVGVIYLLINFIVDLLYGVLDPRVRIA; encoded by the coding sequence ATGACGACAGTGGCCGTGCAGAGGCAGGCGCAGCGGCGCCGCTCGCCTCTCGTCGGATACCTGCTGCGGCGGGCCGGGACCTCTCTGCTCCTGTTGGTGGGCGTGACCATCGTCACGTTCGCGCTCACCAACCTGGTGCCGGGAGACCCGGTCTCGGCCGCGCTCGGTGAGGGCGCGTCGCAGAACCCCGCGACCCGCGAGGCGTTCATCAAGGCGAACGGACTCGACCAGCCACTGTTCGTGCAGTACTTCATCTATATGGGGAACCTGCTCCGCGGGGACCTCGGCACGTCGCTGGTGACCGGACGCCCGGTCACCAGCGACCTCGCCACCGCCGTGCCCGCGACGATCGAGATCGCGATCGGCGCGATCATCGTCAGCCTCGCGGTCAGCATCGTGCTCGGCACCCTCGCCGCGTACCGCCGCGGACTCGTCACCGACCAGGTCATCCGCGTCGTCACGCTCGTCGGGCTCAGCGTCCCGACCTTCTGGCTCGCGCTGGTCAGCTTCTACGTGTTCTTCCTGGAGCTGCGCATCGCCCCGGGCTCCGGACGCATCTCGCCGTCGATCACCCCGCCTCCCCGCGTGACCGGGCTCTACACGGTCGACTACCTCCTGAACGGCGACGCGGTGGGCTTCTTCGACGCCCTCGCGCACCTCGCGCTGCCGGTCATGGTGCTCTCGCTCGTGACCATCGGACTGCTCACCCGCTTCATCCGGACCTCGGTGCTCGAGGTCCTCGGCAGCGACTACGTGCGCGCGGCCCGGGCCAAGGGCCTGCCGGCGATGCGCGTCATCCTCGACTACGTGCTCCGCGGTGCCTCGCTGCCGATCCTCACGGTGGTGGGTGTCGCGTTCGGGGCCCTGCTCTCCGGAACGGTGCTCGTCGAGTCGGTGTTCGCCTGGCCGGGGCTGGGCACCTACGCCTACAACTCCGCCGCGAACCTCGACCTGCCCGGCATCATGGGGGTCGGTCTCGTGGTCGGTGTCATCTACCTCCTCATCAACTTCATCGTGGACCTGCTCTACGGCGTGCTCGACCCGAGAGTGAGGATCGCATGA
- a CDS encoding ABC transporter substrate-binding protein yields MSSRRITPVIALGAVALLALAGCSGGNSANNSESSQGSDSLVIDTAFSIETTDPGHTYDPTGNMIAKALYETLVDFEGSDVSTPVPGLASWEQNDEATEFTFTLEGDRVFSDGSPIEAKDVVFSLQRIQGMEDAKPNFLLGGLRIEEVDDKTIRFTSETPLLQLPAILANPALGIVNADVVMENGGSTDGSDSAQGFLDGESAGSGPFVLDTLDLSSQVVLTRNDEYNGDEESAYSRVVVRNVSESATQLANLKGGDSMVAMDLNGDQVAGLGDDISVDSVPSGQTIFLLLNQGEAGGELANVKIAEAIRYALDYDALLELAGAGAVQATGVIPPGFEGALDSGVEQDLDKAKAALEEAGYTGQTLKLQFPNDYPVGGVEFTPLAERIQAQLEDAGIAVDLAPAPFATELDAYVNGTEGFGLWFWGPDYADSANFLPFAPGLKVGLRAGWAAEANPEIAGIAAGAAAATDAEQRTEAFTEFAEAMQAEGPFVPLIVPGRNISSASSVSGAVYNSVWEMDIAEIQPAG; encoded by the coding sequence ATGTCGTCACGCCGTATCACGCCGGTCATCGCGCTCGGAGCCGTCGCGCTCCTGGCGCTCGCAGGTTGCTCGGGGGGGAACTCCGCGAACAACTCCGAGTCGTCCCAGGGGTCCGACTCCCTCGTCATCGACACCGCGTTCTCCATCGAGACCACCGACCCGGGTCACACGTACGACCCGACCGGCAACATGATCGCGAAGGCGCTGTACGAGACCCTCGTCGACTTCGAGGGCTCCGACGTGTCCACTCCGGTCCCCGGCCTGGCGTCGTGGGAGCAGAACGACGAGGCGACCGAGTTCACCTTCACGCTCGAAGGCGACCGCGTGTTCTCCGACGGCTCGCCCATCGAGGCGAAGGACGTTGTGTTCTCGCTGCAGCGCATCCAGGGGATGGAAGACGCCAAGCCCAACTTCCTGCTCGGCGGCCTGAGGATCGAAGAGGTCGACGACAAGACCATCCGGTTCACCTCGGAGACGCCGCTGCTGCAGCTCCCCGCGATCCTCGCGAACCCGGCGCTCGGCATCGTCAACGCCGACGTCGTCATGGAGAACGGCGGGAGCACCGACGGCTCCGACAGCGCCCAGGGCTTCCTCGACGGCGAGTCCGCCGGATCCGGCCCGTTCGTGTTGGACACCCTCGACCTCAGCTCGCAGGTCGTCCTCACGCGCAACGACGAGTACAACGGCGACGAGGAGTCGGCCTACAGCCGCGTCGTCGTGCGCAACGTCTCGGAGAGCGCGACCCAGCTCGCCAACCTCAAGGGCGGCGACTCGATGGTCGCGATGGACCTCAACGGCGACCAGGTCGCCGGTCTCGGCGACGACATCAGCGTCGACTCGGTGCCGTCCGGCCAGACCATCTTCCTGCTGCTCAACCAGGGCGAGGCCGGCGGTGAGCTCGCGAACGTGAAGATCGCGGAGGCCATCCGCTACGCGCTCGACTACGACGCGCTGCTCGAGCTCGCCGGTGCCGGTGCGGTCCAGGCGACCGGCGTCATCCCGCCCGGCTTCGAGGGTGCCCTCGACAGCGGCGTGGAGCAGGACCTCGACAAGGCGAAGGCCGCGCTGGAGGAGGCCGGATACACCGGTCAGACCCTCAAGCTCCAGTTCCCGAACGACTACCCGGTCGGCGGCGTGGAGTTCACCCCGCTCGCCGAGCGCATCCAGGCGCAGCTCGAGGACGCCGGCATCGCGGTCGACCTCGCTCCGGCACCGTTCGCGACCGAGCTCGACGCGTACGTCAACGGCACCGAGGGCTTCGGCCTGTGGTTCTGGGGTCCGGACTACGCCGACTCCGCGAACTTCCTGCCCTTCGCCCCGGGTCTGAAGGTCGGCCTCCGCGCCGGCTGGGCGGCCGAGGCCAACCCGGAGATCGCGGGCATCGCCGCCGGTGCGGCCGCCGCGACCGACGCCGAGCAGCGCACCGAGGCCTTCACCGAGTTCGCCGAGGCCATGCAGGCCGAGGGCCCGTTCGTGCCGCTGATCGTCCCCGGTCGCAACATCTCCTCCGCCTCCAGCGTGTCCGGCGCCGTCTACAACTCCGTGTGGGAGATGGACATCGCCGAGATCCAGCCGGCCGGCTGA
- a CDS encoding Lrp/AsnC family transcriptional regulator: MSSKDADPSKQSGRSAAPLDETAYRILDVLRDNGRVSIAALAEKVGISRASAYTRVESLVHDGVITGFSARVDQAKAGLSIGALVFVTVMPQAWASFRERIIEMPDVEWCAITTGEHDAMLLIRAVDVSGVHEFSTGVIAQLPEVRTVVSVVVLDEVIRRPYLLPGDLPERQTEVPLGMTRWTPASPGRDALPPR; the protein is encoded by the coding sequence ATGTCCAGCAAGGACGCGGATCCGTCGAAGCAATCTGGACGAAGTGCCGCCCCCTTGGACGAGACGGCGTACAGAATCCTCGATGTGCTGCGCGATAACGGTCGCGTCTCGATCGCCGCGCTGGCCGAGAAGGTGGGCATCTCGCGGGCCAGCGCGTACACGCGGGTCGAGTCGCTCGTGCACGACGGCGTCATCACCGGATTCAGCGCACGCGTGGATCAGGCCAAGGCGGGGCTGTCGATCGGGGCCCTCGTCTTCGTGACGGTCATGCCGCAGGCCTGGGCGTCGTTCCGGGAGCGGATCATCGAGATGCCGGACGTGGAGTGGTGCGCGATCACGACCGGGGAGCACGACGCGATGCTGCTCATCCGCGCGGTCGACGTGAGCGGCGTGCACGAGTTCTCGACGGGGGTCATCGCGCAGCTTCCCGAGGTGCGGACGGTGGTCAGCGTCGTCGTGCTCGACGAGGTCATCCGGCGGCCCTACCTGCTTCCCGGCGACCTGCCGGAGCGGCAGACGGAGGTTCCGCTCGGGATGACGCGATGGACGCCCGCCTCGCCGGGGCGGGACGCGCTCCCGCCGCGCTGA